In Clostridium sporogenes, one genomic interval encodes:
- a CDS encoding sulfide/dihydroorotate dehydrogenase-like FAD/NAD-binding protein, whose product MYKIIEKKELAPKIYSIEVEAKRVAKSAKPGQFIIVRIDEKGERIPLTVADYNKEKGTVTIVVQAVGSSTSRMVQLKAGDYFMDFVGPLGQPSEFVEEDLESLKNMKLIFVAGGVGAAPVYPQVKWLCERGVKPEVIIGGKSKNFILLEKEMVGLGAKVYPCTDDGSYGFHGLVTNKLKELIDSGENYDRVITIGPMIMMNFVTKLTKEYKIPTIASLNTLMVDGTGMCGACRVTVGGETKFTCVDGPEFDGHLVDFDEAMKRQALYKTEEGKRLHKIEEEKEGHVCHIGAGGNA is encoded by the coding sequence GTGTATAAAATAATTGAAAAAAAAGAATTAGCGCCAAAAATATATTCTATTGAAGTAGAAGCAAAAAGGGTGGCTAAATCAGCAAAACCAGGACAATTTATTATAGTAAGAATAGATGAAAAAGGAGAAAGAATCCCACTTACTGTAGCAGATTATAATAAAGAAAAAGGAACGGTAACCATAGTTGTGCAGGCTGTTGGATCTTCAACTAGTAGAATGGTACAGCTTAAAGCAGGAGATTACTTCATGGATTTTGTAGGACCACTTGGACAACCGTCAGAATTTGTAGAAGAGGATTTAGAAAGCCTTAAAAATATGAAATTAATATTTGTAGCAGGGGGAGTAGGAGCAGCACCTGTATACCCTCAAGTAAAATGGCTTTGTGAAAGAGGAGTAAAACCAGAGGTTATAATAGGAGGAAAAAGCAAAAACTTTATACTATTAGAAAAGGAAATGGTAGGGTTAGGAGCAAAGGTATATCCTTGTACAGATGATGGTTCTTATGGATTTCATGGACTTGTAACCAATAAATTAAAAGAACTAATAGATAGTGGAGAAAATTATGATAGAGTAATAACTATTGGTCCTATGATAATGATGAATTTTGTAACTAAGTTAACAAAAGAATATAAAATACCTACCATTGCAAGTTTAAATACACTTATGGTAGATGGAACAGGAATGTGTGGAGCCTGTAGAGTAACTGTAGGTGGAGAAACAAAATTCACCTGTGTAGATGGACCAGAATTTGATGGACATCTAGTAGATTTTGATGAGGCTATGAAAAGACAAGCTTTATATAAAACTGAAGAAGGAAAAAGGCTTCATAAAATAGAAGAAGAAAAAGAAGGTCACGTATGTCATATAGGAGCGGGGGGAAATGCATAA
- a CDS encoding iron-containing alcohol dehydrogenase: protein MERFTLPRDLYFGEGSLEALKTLKGKKAVVVVGGGSMKRFGFLDKVQSYLNEAGIEVKLIEGVEPDPSVETVMNGAAVMREFEPDLIVSIGGGSPIDAAKAMWIFYEYPDFTFEQAVVPFGIPELRQKARFVAIPSTSGTATEVTAFSVITDYKKKIKYPLADFNLTPDIAIVDPDLAQTMPAKLTAHTGMDALTHAIEAYVAGLRSVFSDPLAMQAIIMVKEYLVKSYNGNKEARGQMHLAQCLAGMAFSNALLGITHSMAHKTGAVFHIPHGCANAIFLPYVIQYNTKSCGERYATIAKKLGLAGENQDELVKSLIEMIKEMNKTMNIPSNLKEYGIAEEEFKENVKYISHNAVLDACTGSNPREIDDETMEKLFACTYYGEDVAF, encoded by the coding sequence ATGGAAAGATTTACATTACCAAGAGATCTTTATTTTGGAGAAGGTTCCCTAGAAGCATTAAAAACACTAAAGGGTAAAAAAGCCGTAGTAGTTGTAGGTGGTGGCTCAATGAAAAGATTTGGCTTTTTAGATAAAGTACAAAGCTATTTAAATGAGGCAGGTATAGAAGTTAAACTAATTGAAGGAGTAGAACCAGATCCTTCTGTTGAAACTGTTATGAATGGCGCAGCTGTTATGAGAGAATTTGAACCAGATTTAATAGTTTCAATAGGCGGTGGATCACCAATTGATGCAGCAAAGGCTATGTGGATATTCTATGAATACCCAGATTTTACATTTGAACAAGCTGTTGTACCTTTTGGTATACCAGAATTAAGACAAAAAGCTAGATTTGTGGCTATACCATCAACTAGTGGGACTGCTACGGAAGTTACAGCTTTTTCAGTTATAACTGATTACAAGAAAAAAATAAAATATCCTTTAGCTGATTTTAATTTAACTCCAGACATAGCTATAGTAGATCCAGATTTAGCTCAAACAATGCCAGCAAAATTAACAGCTCATACTGGTATGGATGCTCTAACTCATGCTATAGAAGCTTATGTGGCAGGATTAAGATCTGTATTTTCAGATCCTCTTGCAATGCAAGCTATAATTATGGTAAAGGAATATTTAGTTAAATCTTATAATGGAAATAAAGAAGCAAGAGGACAAATGCATTTGGCTCAATGTTTAGCAGGAATGGCTTTTTCAAATGCACTACTTGGAATTACGCACTCAATGGCTCATAAAACCGGAGCAGTATTCCATATTCCTCATGGATGTGCTAATGCAATCTTCCTACCTTATGTAATTCAATATAATACCAAATCCTGTGGTGAAAGATATGCAACTATTGCAAAAAAACTTGGACTTGCAGGCGAAAATCAGGATGAATTAGTAAAATCATTAATAGAAATGATTAAGGAAATGAATAAAACTATGAATATACCATCAAATTTAAAAGAATATGGTATAGCAGAGGAAGAATTTAAGGAAAATGTTAAATATATTTCTCATAATGCAGTATTGGATGCTTGTACTGGATCAAATCCAAGAGAAATTGATGATGAAACTATGGAAAAATTATTTGCCTGCACATACTACGGAGAAGATGTAGCATTTTAA
- a CDS encoding aspartate kinase: MEKVVVAKFGGSSLSNSEQFRKVKNIVYDNESRKYVVPSAPGKRFKKDYKITDLLYLCHAHRESGISFDDVFKHIEERYLNLAKELQVKVDIKNKLEEIKVEMEAGASRDFAASRGEYLNGLILADYLNYEFIDAAEIIHFKKYGSLDLEKTEKAIKEKIKDVKKAVIPGFYGSLPDGTIKTFSRGGSDVTGAIVARAVDACLYENWTDVSGFLVADPNIIDNPKPIEIISYKELRELSYMGAKVLHEESIFPVRDVKIPINIKNTNKPEDKGTLIVDDDKSLNYTGAITGIAGKKGFTVIAIHKMLMNSELGFCRKLLSILEENGVAFENIPSGIDSVSLVIEDSQLGNKLDIILEEIKRQCNPDSLEVHVNMALIATVGNGMNRTKGISAKIFKGLLEANVNIRMINQGSSEINIIVGVENDDFEKAVKGIYNAFIN, from the coding sequence ATGGAAAAAGTAGTTGTAGCTAAGTTTGGAGGAAGTTCGCTTTCAAACAGTGAACAGTTTAGAAAGGTAAAAAATATAGTTTATGATAATGAAAGTAGAAAATATGTAGTGCCTTCAGCACCGGGTAAAAGATTTAAAAAGGATTATAAAATAACAGATCTTTTATATTTATGTCATGCTCATAGGGAAAGTGGTATATCCTTTGATGATGTATTTAAACATATAGAGGAAAGATATTTAAATTTAGCAAAGGAATTGCAAGTTAAAGTAGATATAAAAAATAAATTAGAAGAAATAAAGGTGGAAATGGAAGCAGGTGCCTCAAGAGATTTTGCAGCTAGTAGAGGAGAATATTTAAACGGATTAATTTTAGCTGATTATTTAAATTATGAATTTATAGATGCAGCGGAGATTATACATTTCAAAAAATATGGAAGTTTAGATTTAGAAAAAACAGAAAAAGCAATAAAAGAAAAAATTAAGGACGTAAAAAAAGCTGTTATACCAGGCTTTTATGGATCACTACCTGATGGAACTATAAAGACTTTTTCAAGAGGTGGTTCTGATGTAACGGGAGCTATAGTAGCTAGAGCTGTGGATGCTTGTCTTTATGAAAATTGGACAGATGTTTCAGGGTTTTTAGTTGCAGATCCTAATATTATAGATAATCCGAAACCTATAGAGATAATAAGTTATAAGGAACTTAGAGAACTTTCTTATATGGGGGCAAAGGTGCTTCATGAAGAGAGCATATTTCCCGTAAGAGATGTAAAAATTCCTATAAATATAAAGAATACTAATAAACCAGAGGATAAAGGTACATTAATTGTGGATGATGATAAATCTTTAAATTATACTGGAGCTATTACAGGTATAGCAGGTAAAAAAGGGTTTACAGTTATAGCGATACACAAAATGCTTATGAATTCAGAATTAGGTTTTTGTAGAAAACTTCTTTCTATACTAGAAGAAAATGGAGTAGCATTTGAAAATATTCCTTCAGGTATAGATTCTGTATCATTAGTAATAGAGGACAGTCAGCTTGGCAATAAGTTAGATATTATATTAGAAGAAATTAAAAGACAGTGTAATCCAGATTCGCTAGAAGTTCATGTTAATATGGCACTGATTGCCACAGTGGGAAATGGAATGAATAGAACTAAAGGTATATCTGCAAAGATATTTAAAGGACTTTTAGAAGCTAATGTAAATATAAGAATGATTAATCAAGGTTCTAGTGAAATAAATATTATTGTGGGTGTGGAAAATGATGATTTTGAAAAGGCTGTAAAGGGTATATATAATGCTTTTATAAATTAG
- a CDS encoding hemerythrin domain-containing protein: protein MNSIELMINEHKNIKRMLAVIRKYCFKVLKNKEVDYNDFYRIIDFVRNYADKHHHGKEEDYLFNRMVDEIKGPTEKLVKHGMLVEHDLGRLYMQNLEKALKALENGEEEAKIDIIANAVSYTDLLYRHIEKEDDVVYKFAERNLSKETLKKLDEDCKRIEKEAKEKGIQDKYINLIYELEEKIK from the coding sequence ATGAATTCAATTGAACTTATGATAAATGAGCATAAAAACATAAAGCGTATGTTAGCAGTTATAAGAAAGTATTGCTTTAAAGTATTAAAAAACAAAGAGGTAGATTATAATGATTTTTATAGAATTATTGATTTTGTAAGAAATTATGCAGATAAGCATCATCATGGAAAAGAAGAAGATTATTTATTTAATAGAATGGTTGATGAAATTAAAGGACCTACAGAAAAGTTAGTAAAACATGGTATGTTAGTAGAACATGATCTTGGGAGACTATATATGCAAAATCTAGAAAAGGCTCTTAAAGCTTTAGAAAATGGTGAAGAAGAAGCTAAAATAGATATAATAGCTAATGCGGTTTCATATACGGATTTATTGTATAGGCATATAGAAAAAGAGGACGATGTAGTTTACAAATTTGCAGAAAGAAATCTATCTAAAGAAACTTTAAAAAAATTAGATGAGGATTGTAAAAGAATTGAAAAAGAAGCTAAAGAAAAAGGTATACAAGATAAATATATAAACCTAATTTATGAACTTGAAGAAAAAATTAAATAA
- a CDS encoding homoserine dehydrogenase: protein MEKVKIALLGLGNVGKGVWNILKTNKEAIIKRAGYDIEISKILVKDINKQRGIEVPKELLTTDVEEIFNDESIKIVVEVIGGLQPAKEYILRAIRNKKHVITANKMLIATNGKEIFREAEKQGVIVNFEASVAGGIPVIHSINESLTANKIEEIVGIINGTTNYILTKMTLEGMSFEEALKEAQEKGYAEADPTSDVEGYDAVYKLAILTTLAFETNVDINDIYVEGITKIKAKDIEYSKELGYVIKLLAIVKEVNEKLELRVHPTMIPSIHPLANVNDSFNSIFIKGNAVGDLMLYGRGAGELPTGSAVVGDIISVLRNEGVTPMDKNYIDREIAPVDNFKSQYYLRISVKERPGVLAKITAILGENNVSILSFIQKPKKEDFVSIVLVTHDTLEGNINRSIEEIENLDVVDKIKSVIRIENLS from the coding sequence GTGGAAAAAGTTAAAATTGCGTTATTAGGATTAGGAAATGTAGGTAAAGGTGTTTGGAATATATTAAAAACAAATAAAGAAGCTATAATTAAAAGAGCCGGTTATGATATAGAAATATCAAAAATATTGGTAAAAGATATAAATAAACAAAGAGGAATAGAAGTACCTAAGGAATTATTAACTACAGATGTGGAAGAAATATTTAATGATGAAAGTATAAAAATTGTAGTAGAGGTTATAGGTGGGCTGCAGCCTGCTAAAGAATATATACTAAGAGCTATAAGAAATAAAAAACATGTTATAACTGCCAACAAAATGCTTATTGCAACTAATGGTAAGGAAATTTTTAGAGAGGCTGAAAAACAGGGGGTAATTGTGAATTTTGAGGCTAGTGTAGCTGGAGGAATTCCTGTAATCCATAGCATAAATGAAAGTTTAACTGCTAATAAAATAGAGGAAATTGTAGGTATAATTAATGGAACTACAAATTATATATTAACTAAAATGACTTTAGAAGGTATGAGTTTTGAAGAAGCACTTAAAGAAGCACAGGAAAAGGGCTATGCAGAGGCAGACCCAACTTCTGATGTAGAAGGGTATGATGCAGTCTATAAATTAGCTATATTAACTACTTTAGCTTTTGAAACAAATGTAGATATAAATGATATATATGTAGAGGGGATAACTAAGATAAAAGCAAAAGATATAGAATATTCAAAGGAGCTAGGATATGTTATAAAACTTTTAGCTATAGTTAAAGAGGTTAATGAAAAGCTTGAACTTAGGGTTCATCCGACAATGATTCCATCAATTCATCCTTTAGCTAATGTTAATGATTCCTTTAATTCAATTTTTATTAAAGGTAATGCGGTAGGAGATTTGATGCTTTACGGAAGAGGAGCAGGAGAACTTCCTACAGGAAGTGCAGTAGTTGGAGATATAATATCTGTTCTAAGAAATGAAGGTGTTACTCCTATGGATAAAAATTATATTGATAGGGAAATAGCACCTGTAGATAATTTTAAATCTCAATATTATTTAAGAATTTCTGTAAAAGAAAGACCAGGAGTACTAGCAAAAATCACTGCTATATTAGGAGAAAACAATGTAAGTATTCTATCCTTTATACAGAAACCTAAAAAGGAGGACTTCGTATCTATAGTGCTGGTAACTCATGATACTTTGGAAGGAAACATAAATAGATCCATAGAAGAAATAGAGAACTTAGATGTAGTAGACAAGATAAAGAGTGTTATAAGAATTGAAAATTTAAGTTAA
- a CDS encoding sigma-54-dependent Fis family transcriptional regulator, with protein sequence MQDYLKFIHNAWEKFIKTEYIDNKVRPEIAESWKRCRNYGVEHMNGRGSSRNKVSVEFKVQENAELISVARPIMKGIYNIVEGSDFAIILSDKDGYIIEVIGDKDIMKRVDELNFVKGALWTEEAVGTNAIGTALYLDKPIQTIGAEHFCINQHSWTCSACPIHDECGNIIGCLNMSGNYYNAHSHTLGIVTASAQAIEKQLALTMSYNLINITFDSISEGMIILDKNLNIKRLNHRAEEILFISSEYALGINIDSILKNISIKEILKESYKSYSNIEGDFYIKDNRIKCIINAVSIKANGEVTGVVITFREATLVHKLVNKVIGYKATYTFNNILTANDKMIQMIEMAKKAAKSQCNILIEGESGTGKEVIAQSIHNYSMREEGPFVAVNCASIPRELVESELFGYERGAFTGASKEGHPGKFELADGGTIFLDELGELPLDIQSKLLRVLDNNKIIRVGGTYEKQLNVRVIGATNRNLKEEMKKKNFREDLYYRLGVINIKILPLRYRKEDIEVLVNSFVRNLNQKNLQQNKRVKKSYIDKLKDYDWPGNVRELRNVVERDYYLSDLDTISPYYIEENVFKEINNENQDINIIPMKRLEKENIQNAIEKCDGNLAKAAKLLNIGRSTLYRKIKKYNIK encoded by the coding sequence GTGCAGGATTACTTAAAATTTATACATAATGCTTGGGAAAAATTTATTAAAACTGAATATATAGATAATAAAGTAAGGCCCGAAATAGCAGAATCTTGGAAAAGATGTAGAAATTACGGTGTAGAGCACATGAATGGTCGGGGGAGTAGTAGAAATAAGGTTTCAGTAGAATTTAAGGTTCAAGAAAATGCAGAGTTAATTTCAGTGGCAAGACCTATAATGAAAGGTATATATAATATTGTTGAAGGTTCTGATTTTGCAATAATATTATCAGATAAGGATGGATATATAATTGAAGTAATTGGGGATAAAGACATAATGAAGAGAGTAGATGAATTGAATTTTGTAAAGGGTGCTCTTTGGACTGAAGAAGCTGTTGGAACAAATGCCATAGGTACAGCTCTTTATTTAGATAAACCTATACAAACTATTGGTGCAGAGCATTTTTGTATAAATCAGCATTCCTGGACTTGTTCAGCCTGTCCTATTCATGATGAATGTGGAAATATAATAGGATGTTTAAATATGTCTGGGAATTATTATAATGCTCATTCTCATACACTTGGTATTGTGACAGCTTCTGCACAAGCTATAGAAAAACAATTAGCTTTAACTATGTCTTATAATCTTATAAATATAACATTTGATTCTATTTCTGAGGGGATGATTATTTTAGATAAAAATTTAAATATAAAAAGATTAAATCATAGAGCTGAAGAAATTTTATTTATAAGTAGTGAATATGCTTTAGGTATAAATATTGACAGTATATTAAAAAATATTAGTATTAAGGAAATTTTAAAAGAAAGTTATAAAAGTTATAGTAACATAGAGGGGGATTTCTATATAAAAGATAATCGAATTAAATGTATTATAAATGCAGTTTCCATAAAGGCTAATGGAGAAGTTACAGGTGTTGTTATAACTTTTAGAGAGGCTACTTTAGTTCATAAATTAGTTAATAAAGTAATAGGATATAAAGCCACTTATACTTTTAATAATATATTAACTGCAAATGATAAAATGATCCAAATGATCGAAATGGCTAAGAAAGCTGCTAAAAGTCAGTGCAATATACTTATTGAAGGAGAAAGTGGCACGGGAAAAGAAGTAATTGCTCAATCTATACATAATTATAGTATGAGAGAAGAAGGGCCTTTTGTAGCTGTAAATTGTGCATCTATACCTAGAGAACTTGTTGAAAGTGAACTTTTTGGATATGAAAGAGGGGCTTTTACTGGAGCTTCAAAGGAAGGGCATCCTGGAAAATTTGAGCTAGCAGATGGAGGTACGATATTTTTGGATGAGCTAGGAGAATTACCTTTAGATATACAATCAAAATTATTAAGAGTGTTGGATAACAATAAGATTATAAGAGTAGGAGGAACTTATGAAAAACAATTAAATGTAAGAGTTATAGGAGCAACTAATAGAAATTTAAAGGAAGAGATGAAAAAGAAAAATTTTAGAGAGGATCTTTATTATAGGTTAGGTGTAATAAACATAAAAATATTACCACTAAGATATAGAAAAGAAGATATAGAAGTTTTAGTTAATAGTTTTGTAAGAAATCTTAACCAAAAAAATTTACAACAAAATAAAAGAGTTAAAAAATCATATATAGATAAATTAAAGGATTATGATTGGCCAGGTAATGTAAGAGAGCTTAGGAATGTGGTGGAAAGAGATTATTATTTAAGTGATCTAGATACTATTTCACCTTACTATATTGAAGAAAATGTATTTAAAGAAATAAATAATGAAAATCAAGATATAAATATTATTCCTATGAAAAGATTAGAAAAAGAAAATATTCAAAATGCTATAGAAAAGTGTGATGGAAACTTAGCTAAAGCTGCAAAACTATTAAATATTGGTCGATCTACATTATATAGAAAAATAAAAAAATATAATATAAAATAA
- a CDS encoding sigma-54-dependent Fis family transcriptional regulator, with amino-acid sequence MIYGKEKQDNIIKKSHERSIYFGIEENRVFPKKIFKGKEITNNIEKNKSFLKVASPFIDILYDFLKGSEFFIILTDKEGCILKIIGDKEVIDIANDLNMVMGAFMSENSIGTNAMGTAIKENIPIQISEREHFIKAYHRWTCSAAPIHDINGEIIGSLNLSGDRDKVHSHTLGLVVAAVKSIENQINVDNTNKKLLETYQYMNTIVDSISSGIYVVDFKGKVKTINKAACNILGIEDKDVLDKNVENILPNWHHIFERIKNGKPYEDKEAVLNDKLIKGRYNVSATPIQIENEMIGMVIVFKEIKTVLDLVNKYSGMRAVYNFEDIIGESKEIKKVISYAKSISSSPSTVLIEGESGTGKELLAQSIHNYGDRRENSFIALNCGAIPKSLIESELFGYEDGAFTGARRGGHAGKFELANGGTLFLDEIGEMPLDMQVNLLRVLQEGYVTRVGGDKIIPVDVRIIAATNKDLKKEVEMGTFRQDLYYRLSVIPIKLPPIRERRGDLPILIKYFLRSKAIKLNKPMPHIKEDIYCNMLEYNWPGNIRELENFIENIVNLKGDSSFILEEDFKNIEHKHNFHENNIELLYSTKIRTLEEIEKEAIINTLNEYNRNMSQSAKALGITRATLYSKIKKYNI; translated from the coding sequence TTGATCTATGGTAAAGAGAAACAGGATAATATAATAAAAAAATCTCATGAGAGATCTATTTATTTTGGAATAGAGGAAAATAGAGTTTTTCCTAAAAAAATTTTCAAAGGAAAAGAAATTACCAATAATATAGAAAAAAACAAGAGTTTTTTAAAAGTTGCATCTCCTTTTATAGATATATTATATGATTTTTTAAAGGGATCAGAGTTTTTTATAATTTTAACAGATAAAGAAGGATGTATTTTAAAAATTATTGGAGATAAAGAAGTAATAGATATTGCCAATGATCTAAATATGGTAATGGGAGCATTTATGTCAGAAAATAGTATTGGCACAAATGCTATGGGCACAGCTATAAAGGAGAACATACCTATTCAAATATCTGAAAGAGAACATTTTATAAAAGCTTATCACAGATGGACATGTTCTGCAGCACCTATACATGATATAAATGGAGAAATAATAGGATCTTTAAATTTAAGTGGAGATAGAGATAAAGTTCATTCTCACACATTAGGATTAGTTGTAGCAGCCGTTAAATCTATAGAAAATCAAATAAATGTAGATAATACAAATAAAAAGTTATTAGAAACATATCAATATATGAATACTATAGTAGATTCAATATCTTCAGGAATATATGTGGTGGACTTTAAAGGAAAGGTTAAGACTATAAATAAAGCGGCCTGTAATATACTTGGAATTGAAGATAAGGATGTATTAGATAAGAATGTAGAAAATATATTACCTAATTGGCATCATATATTTGAAAGAATTAAAAATGGTAAACCCTATGAAGATAAAGAAGCAGTTTTAAATGATAAATTGATTAAGGGAAGATATAATGTTTCTGCTACACCAATACAAATAGAAAATGAAATGATAGGAATGGTTATTGTTTTTAAGGAAATAAAAACGGTGTTAGATTTAGTGAATAAATATAGTGGTATGAGAGCTGTGTATAACTTTGAAGATATTATAGGAGAAAGTAAAGAAATAAAAAAGGTAATAAGTTATGCTAAAAGTATAAGTTCATCTCCATCTACTGTATTAATTGAAGGAGAAAGTGGTACAGGAAAAGAATTATTAGCTCAATCAATTCACAACTATGGTGATAGAAGAGAAAATAGTTTTATTGCTTTAAATTGTGGAGCTATACCTAAAAGTTTAATAGAAAGTGAGCTTTTTGGATATGAAGATGGAGCTTTTACAGGAGCAAGAAGAGGTGGACATGCAGGTAAATTTGAGTTGGCTAATGGAGGAACTTTATTTTTAGATGAAATTGGAGAAATGCCTTTAGATATGCAAGTGAATTTACTTAGAGTTTTGCAAGAAGGATATGTAACAAGAGTCGGTGGAGACAAAATAATACCCGTAGATGTAAGAATTATTGCTGCTACTAATAAGGACTTAAAAAAAGAAGTGGAAATGGGTACCTTTAGGCAGGATTTGTATTATAGATTAAGTGTAATACCTATAAAGTTACCTCCTATTAGAGAAAGAAGAGGAGATTTACCCATACTTATTAAATATTTTTTGAGAAGTAAAGCCATAAAATTAAACAAGCCAATGCCTCATATAAAGGAAGATATATATTGTAATATGTTAGAATATAATTGGCCAGGTAATATAAGAGAACTGGAAAACTTTATAGAGAACATAGTTAATTTAAAGGGGGATAGTTCTTTTATATTGGAAGAAGACTTTAAAAACATTGAGCATAAACATAATTTTCATGAAAATAATATAGAACTTTTATATAGTACTAAAATAAGAACATTAGAGGAAATTGAAAAAGAAGCTATCATAAATACATTGAATGAATATAATAGAAATATGTCACAAAGTGCAAAGGCTCTTGGTATAACTAGAGCTACCCTATATTCAAAAATTAAGAAATATAATATTTGA
- the gltA gene encoding NADPH-dependent glutamate synthase, whose product MDRMKKIPVREQDPKIRATNFEEVCLGYNEEEAVKEASRCLNCKKPMCVTKCPVSIGIPEFIQEVKNGELEKAAKTIAKYSALPAVCGRVCPQESQCEGKCVLGIKGEAVAIGKLERFVADWSREHNVDLSQREEGKNKKIAVIGSGPAGLTCAGDLAKKGYDVTIFEALHEPGGVLVYGIPEFRLPKDTVVKHEIENVKKLCVKIETNVIIGRTVTIDELIEEEKFDAVFIGSGAGLPRFMGIPGENANGVFSANEFLTRNNLMKAFKDEYDTPIKVGQKVAVVGGGNVAMDAARTALRLGAEVHIVYRRSEAELPARVEEVHHAKEEGIIFNLLTNPVEILEDEKGWVKGMKCIKMELGEPDQSGRRRPVEIEGSEYIIDVDTVIMSLGTSPNPLISSTTKGLETNKRKCIVAEEETGLTTREGVYAGGDAVTGAATVILAMGAGKQAANAIDEYLSK is encoded by the coding sequence ATGGATAGAATGAAAAAAATACCAGTTAGAGAACAGGATCCAAAGATAAGAGCTACTAATTTTGAAGAAGTATGCTTAGGATACAATGAAGAAGAAGCTGTTAAAGAAGCTAGTAGATGCTTAAATTGTAAAAAACCAATGTGTGTAACAAAGTGTCCAGTTTCAATAGGAATACCAGAATTTATACAAGAGGTAAAGAATGGAGAGCTTGAAAAGGCTGCAAAAACCATAGCAAAATATAGTGCATTACCAGCAGTCTGTGGAAGAGTCTGCCCTCAAGAAAGTCAATGTGAAGGAAAATGTGTCCTTGGCATAAAAGGAGAAGCAGTAGCTATAGGAAAGCTTGAAAGATTTGTGGCAGACTGGTCAAGAGAACATAATGTAGACTTATCTCAAAGAGAAGAGGGTAAAAATAAAAAGATAGCAGTAATAGGAAGTGGTCCAGCAGGACTTACCTGCGCAGGAGATTTAGCTAAAAAAGGATATGATGTAACTATATTTGAGGCTCTTCATGAACCAGGTGGAGTTTTAGTGTATGGGATACCAGAATTTAGATTGCCAAAAGATACTGTAGTAAAACATGAAATAGAAAATGTAAAAAAATTATGTGTTAAAATAGAAACTAATGTAATCATAGGAAGAACTGTAACTATAGATGAGCTTATAGAAGAAGAAAAATTTGATGCAGTATTTATAGGATCCGGAGCAGGACTTCCAAGATTTATGGGAATACCAGGAGAAAATGCTAATGGAGTATTCTCAGCAAATGAATTTTTAACAAGAAATAACTTAATGAAAGCCTTCAAAGATGAATATGATACACCTATAAAAGTAGGACAAAAGGTAGCTGTCGTAGGTGGTGGAAATGTTGCTATGGATGCTGCTAGAACAGCTTTAAGACTTGGAGCAGAGGTTCATATAGTATATAGAAGATCAGAGGCAGAACTTCCAGCAAGGGTAGAAGAAGTACACCATGCAAAGGAAGAAGGAATAATATTTAATCTTTTAACAAATCCGGTAGAAATATTAGAGGATGAAAAGGGCTGGGTAAAAGGAATGAAATGTATAAAGATGGAACTAGGAGAACCAGATCAATCTGGAAGAAGAAGACCAGTAGAGATAGAAGGTTCAGAATATATAATAGATGTGGATACAGTAATAATGTCTCTTGGAACTTCTCCAAATCCATTAATATCCTCTACTACAAAGGGATTAGAAACAAATAAAAGAAAATGTATAGTAGCAGAAGAAGAAACAGGATTAACTACAAGAGAAGGGGTATATGCAGGAGGAGATGCAGTAACAGGTGCTGCCACTGTAATTTTAGCTATGGGAGCAGGAAAACAGGCTGCTAACGCTATAGATGAATATTTGAGTAAATAA